In the genome of Halapricum salinum, one region contains:
- a CDS encoding ribonuclease H-like domain-containing protein translates to MRVENSFIPVEGVGETTERRLWEQGITHWEDFDPDAVGETTAQRIQSFIDEGRRHLDSDNAAFFGQTFPSAEQWRLFETFRENACFFDIETTGLDQHRNDVTTVSARIGGETETLVQGRDLHADALSDLFGDADLLVTFNGKRFDVPFLEANFDVSLAEKPHLDLMYPCRRLDLTGGLKTIEQEIGIERERPDISGKEAVDLWYQYERGDESALETLVSYNREDVENLEPLTERVNERLERTVLPDTTTI, encoded by the coding sequence GTGCGCGTCGAGAACAGCTTCATCCCGGTCGAGGGTGTCGGCGAGACGACCGAGCGACGGCTCTGGGAACAGGGGATTACTCACTGGGAGGACTTCGACCCCGACGCTGTCGGCGAGACCACGGCCCAGCGAATCCAGTCGTTCATCGACGAGGGACGCCGCCATCTCGATTCGGATAACGCTGCCTTCTTCGGCCAGACGTTCCCCAGCGCCGAGCAGTGGCGGCTGTTCGAGACCTTCCGCGAGAACGCCTGTTTCTTCGACATCGAGACCACCGGCCTCGACCAGCATCGGAACGACGTGACGACCGTCAGCGCCCGCATCGGCGGCGAAACCGAAACCCTGGTCCAGGGCCGGGACCTCCACGCCGACGCCCTGTCGGACCTGTTCGGCGACGCCGACCTGCTGGTCACCTTTAATGGCAAGCGCTTCGACGTCCCTTTCCTCGAAGCGAACTTCGACGTCTCTCTCGCCGAGAAGCCACACCTCGACCTCATGTATCCCTGCCGTCGACTCGACCTCACTGGCGGGCTGAAGACGATCGAGCAGGAGATCGGAATCGAGCGCGAACGCCCGGACATCTCCGGGAAGGAAGCGGTCGACCTCTGGTATCAGTACGAGCGCGGCGACGAATCTGCATTGGAAACGCTGGTCTCGTACAACCGCGAGGACGTCGAGAACCTCGAACCCCTCACCGAACGGGTCAACGAACGCCTCGAACGGACCGTTCTCCCGGACACGACGACTATTTGA
- a CDS encoding universal stress protein: MTTYLLASSSVHTSAAACDYLADRLGDEDTVMVLGVAEPDAPERDAGDAINVARARLAPATVWSEQREGDPVAEILDLAADVEADELVLGQRGGDPEGETTGLGSTVAAVAGETDRPVVVVPV, translated from the coding sequence ATGACCACGTACCTGCTCGCGAGTAGCTCCGTCCACACGAGCGCGGCGGCCTGTGACTACCTCGCCGACCGGCTGGGCGACGAGGACACGGTGATGGTGCTCGGCGTTGCCGAACCTGACGCCCCCGAACGGGACGCTGGCGACGCGATCAACGTCGCCCGGGCGCGGCTCGCGCCCGCTACTGTGTGGAGCGAACAGCGCGAGGGCGACCCCGTCGCGGAGATTCTCGATCTGGCGGCGGACGTCGAGGCTGACGAACTCGTACTCGGCCAGCGCGGCGGCGACCCCGAGGGCGAGACGACAGGCCTGGGGAGCACGGTCGCGGCGGTCGCGGGCGAGACAGACCGGCCAGTCGTGGTCGTTCCGGTGTAG
- a CDS encoding sensor histidine kinase encodes MGEPPATTDELLTAVLRTFPDIGFVLDEKGTYVEVLAGPETESLGYEDPEALEGERIPDLLPAETATRFMNVISDAIRTGQFQTIRYPLEVVEGRRWFEARVAPIETSADREHVVWISRDITDLRNELETQARTADAVVQTIDDVFYLVDPDGSLHRWNDRLTAVTGYTDAEIADMHVASLFAETDADAVETYLETVFQTGAATTEGTIESADGDRIPFSFRTHAFEHPELGEVACGIGRDITDQRAHERTLERRSHQLRLLNRLLRHDVRNDLTTIRGGIEHLRAENDDHDDVLARLERATEHIVELTETAGRLADRIDAEEEPQLAAVDLRPIVEAAIDEAREHYPEATIDCRDLPAVAVRADDLLDAVVSNLLDNAIRHNDCQEPTVTVSVEQQAATVTLGVADDGPGLSDTQKERLFESDATSGQAPETGMGLYLVDLLIDRYDGTITVTDNEPTGAVFRVELPRA; translated from the coding sequence ATGGGAGAGCCGCCGGCGACGACTGACGAACTGCTGACGGCCGTCCTCCGGACGTTCCCGGACATCGGGTTCGTCCTCGACGAGAAGGGGACCTACGTCGAGGTGCTGGCGGGTCCCGAGACCGAATCACTGGGTTACGAAGATCCCGAGGCCCTCGAGGGCGAGCGAATCCCCGACCTGCTGCCCGCGGAGACGGCGACGCGGTTCATGAACGTCATCAGCGACGCGATCCGGACAGGGCAGTTTCAGACGATCCGCTACCCGCTCGAGGTCGTCGAGGGGCGGCGCTGGTTCGAGGCGCGGGTCGCCCCGATCGAGACGAGCGCCGACCGCGAGCACGTCGTCTGGATCTCGCGAGACATCACCGATCTTCGGAACGAACTGGAGACGCAGGCCCGGACCGCCGACGCCGTCGTCCAGACCATCGACGACGTGTTCTACCTGGTCGACCCCGACGGGTCGCTGCACCGCTGGAACGACCGCCTCACCGCTGTCACGGGGTATACCGACGCCGAGATCGCCGACATGCACGTCGCGTCGCTGTTCGCCGAGACCGACGCCGACGCTGTCGAGACGTACCTCGAAACAGTCTTCCAGACCGGGGCCGCTACCACCGAGGGGACGATCGAGAGCGCCGATGGCGATCGCATTCCGTTCTCGTTCAGGACCCACGCATTCGAGCACCCTGAACTCGGCGAGGTCGCCTGCGGGATCGGGCGGGACATCACCGACCAGCGAGCACACGAGCGGACCCTCGAACGCCGAAGTCACCAGCTACGGCTGCTGAATCGACTCCTGCGCCACGACGTGCGCAACGACCTCACGACGATCCGGGGTGGGATCGAACACCTCCGCGCGGAGAACGACGATCACGACGACGTCCTCGCGCGGCTCGAACGCGCCACCGAACACATCGTCGAGTTGACCGAGACTGCCGGGCGGCTGGCAGATCGCATCGACGCCGAGGAGGAACCGCAGTTGGCCGCAGTCGACCTCCGGCCGATCGTCGAGGCGGCCATCGACGAGGCGCGCGAGCACTACCCCGAGGCGACGATCGACTGTCGTGACCTCCCGGCTGTCGCCGTCCGTGCCGACGACCTCCTCGACGCCGTCGTGTCGAACCTGCTCGACAACGCGATCCGGCACAACGACTGCCAGGAGCCGACGGTGACGGTCTCGGTCGAGCAACAGGCTGCGACGGTCACACTCGGAGTCGCCGACGACGGGCCGGGGCTGTCGGACACCCAGAAAGAGCGACTGTTCGAGAGCGACGCGACGAGCGGGCAAGCCCCCGAGACCGGGATGGGGCTGTATCTCGTGGATCTGCTGATCGATCGCTACGACGGGACGATCACTGTCACCGACAACGAGCCGACCGGGGCAGTCTTCCGGGTCGAACTCCCTCGGGCGTAG
- the leuS gene encoding leucine--tRNA ligase, protein MTAPPRNDEYEPGALEHKWRTRWDEQGRYEADPEEGEEDPTFITVPYPYPSGGMHIGHCRTFTVPDVYARYRRLQGDNVLFPLAWHVTGTPIIGAVERLKEGEEEQLSVLRDTYNVPEDTLQDLETPMGFARYFIENHYKKGFKQLGLSIDWRREFTTNDERYSKFITWQYETLKERGLLEKGLNPVNYCTNEEQPVTTHDLLEGEDAEFQEFTLVKFGAEIDGQEVVAPMATLRPETVRGVTNAYVNPGAEYVLADVDGETWFCSAEAAEKFELQARDVEIRVEVAVEDIIGQTVTNPVTGDEVLILPADFVDADNATGVVMSVPAHSPDDYVALQEAKADDERMREYGIDPDAVEAIEPVPILSIEGYGEIPARDAVQAAGIESSDDPKLEDVTADLYQDEFHAGRLLDSYGEFAGEVIEDVRERFRDHYRDENLFDLMYEYTEEVVCRCGGDVEVARADTWFLRYSDEEWKQKAYDAVSQLEAIPESTREQYDHTIGWLEEWPAIRNYGLGTRLPWDEDFVIEPLSDSTIYMSYYTVAHRLQDVPVEEMDHDFFDTLFYGEDAVDEPDERALDLREEWDYWYPVDFRCSGNDLIQNHLTFYLFHHAELFDQANWPQGITVMGMGLLEGEAMSSSKGHVVLPGEAIDEYGADTVRFFLLNSSEPWQDFDWRADQVGTTRNQLERFWSRAQEVIQTPVPEGARDELKHVDRWLLSKLQSTVREATGSMDRFETRSASQAAFYQFDEHLKWYRRRTDTDRPGAKWVLREVLRTRLRLLAPFVPFMANELHEQLAGEPVEDAAWPEPDPEFESKRTEVEESLIADVTDDVADIVDVTDTDPETIRLYVAADWKRTVFDTVVETGPDVGAVMGKVMQHESLREKGNEVNDLAQEMVSVVRERDDETLQAMGEIDEQSVYEAARSFLAGEFDADVEVYAEDEDPYDPAGKASQAEPFRPAVHLE, encoded by the coding sequence ATGACCGCTCCGCCACGCAACGACGAGTACGAACCGGGTGCCCTGGAGCACAAGTGGCGCACCCGCTGGGACGAACAGGGGCGCTACGAGGCCGACCCCGAAGAGGGCGAGGAGGACCCCACCTTCATCACGGTCCCCTACCCCTACCCCAGCGGCGGAATGCACATCGGCCACTGTCGCACGTTTACTGTGCCCGACGTCTACGCCCGCTATCGCCGCCTGCAGGGCGATAACGTCCTCTTTCCGCTGGCCTGGCACGTCACCGGCACGCCCATCATCGGCGCTGTCGAGCGCCTCAAAGAGGGCGAGGAAGAACAGCTGTCGGTCCTGCGAGACACCTACAACGTCCCTGAGGACACCCTGCAGGACCTGGAGACCCCGATGGGCTTCGCCCGCTACTTCATCGAGAACCACTACAAGAAGGGATTCAAGCAACTCGGCCTCTCGATCGACTGGCGCCGGGAGTTCACCACGAACGACGAGCGCTACTCGAAGTTCATCACCTGGCAGTACGAGACGCTCAAGGAGCGCGGGCTGCTGGAGAAGGGGCTCAATCCGGTCAACTACTGTACCAACGAGGAGCAGCCGGTCACGACCCACGACCTCCTCGAAGGTGAAGACGCGGAGTTCCAGGAGTTCACGCTCGTGAAGTTCGGGGCCGAGATCGACGGTCAGGAGGTCGTCGCGCCGATGGCGACCCTCCGGCCCGAGACGGTTCGCGGTGTGACAAATGCGTACGTCAATCCCGGCGCCGAGTACGTGCTCGCCGACGTGGACGGAGAGACGTGGTTCTGCTCGGCCGAGGCCGCCGAGAAGTTCGAGTTGCAGGCCCGCGACGTCGAGATCAGAGTGGAGGTCGCTGTCGAGGACATCATCGGCCAGACGGTCACCAACCCCGTCACCGGCGACGAGGTGCTGATCCTCCCGGCGGACTTCGTCGACGCCGACAACGCCACCGGGGTCGTCATGTCCGTGCCCGCCCACTCGCCGGACGACTACGTGGCGCTGCAAGAGGCGAAAGCTGACGACGAGCGCATGCGCGAGTACGGGATCGACCCCGACGCTGTCGAAGCTATCGAACCGGTCCCGATCCTCTCGATCGAGGGCTACGGCGAGATCCCAGCGAGGGACGCCGTCCAGGCCGCCGGAATCGAATCCAGCGACGACCCCAAACTGGAAGACGTGACCGCGGATCTCTACCAGGACGAGTTCCACGCTGGGCGACTCCTCGATTCCTACGGCGAGTTCGCGGGCGAGGTCATCGAGGACGTCCGGGAGCGGTTCCGCGATCACTACCGTGACGAGAATCTGTTCGACCTGATGTACGAGTACACCGAAGAGGTCGTCTGCCGGTGTGGCGGCGACGTCGAGGTGGCGCGTGCGGACACGTGGTTCCTCCGCTACAGCGACGAGGAGTGGAAGCAGAAGGCCTACGACGCCGTCTCCCAGCTGGAGGCGATCCCAGAGAGCACCCGCGAGCAGTACGACCACACCATCGGCTGGCTCGAAGAGTGGCCGGCCATTCGTAACTACGGCCTCGGCACGCGACTGCCGTGGGACGAGGACTTCGTCATCGAGCCCCTGAGCGACTCGACGATCTACATGTCCTACTACACCGTCGCCCACCGCCTGCAGGACGTGCCCGTCGAGGAGATGGATCACGACTTCTTCGACACGCTGTTCTACGGCGAAGACGCGGTGGACGAGCCGGACGAACGGGCGCTGGACCTTCGCGAGGAGTGGGACTACTGGTACCCCGTCGACTTCCGGTGTTCGGGCAACGACCTGATCCAGAACCATCTGACCTTCTACCTGTTCCACCACGCCGAGCTGTTCGACCAGGCCAACTGGCCCCAGGGGATCACCGTGATGGGGATGGGCCTGCTCGAAGGTGAAGCGATGTCCTCCTCGAAGGGGCACGTCGTGCTCCCCGGTGAAGCGATCGACGAGTACGGGGCCGACACCGTCCGGTTCTTCCTTCTCAACAGCTCCGAACCGTGGCAGGATTTCGACTGGCGAGCCGACCAGGTCGGGACGACCCGGAACCAGCTCGAACGGTTCTGGTCTCGGGCCCAAGAAGTCATTCAGACACCCGTCCCCGAGGGCGCTCGCGACGAACTGAAACACGTCGATCGCTGGCTGCTGTCGAAACTGCAGAGTACAGTCAGGGAGGCTACGGGGTCGATGGATCGTTTCGAGACGCGCAGTGCCTCCCAGGCTGCGTTCTACCAGTTCGACGAGCACCTGAAGTGGTACCGCCGCCGGACCGACACCGACCGGCCGGGCGCGAAGTGGGTGCTGCGCGAGGTATTGCGGACCCGGCTGCGGCTGCTGGCTCCGTTCGTCCCGTTCATGGCCAACGAACTCCACGAACAGCTGGCGGGCGAACCCGTCGAGGACGCCGCCTGGCCCGAACCCGACCCCGAGTTCGAGTCGAAACGCACCGAGGTCGAGGAGTCGCTGATCGCCGACGTCACCGACGACGTGGCCGACATCGTCGACGTCACCGACACCGACCCCGAGACGATCCGGCTGTACGTCGCCGCCGACTGGAAGCGGACGGTCTTCGATACCGTCGTCGAGACGGGCCCGGACGTCGGCGCGGTCATGGGGAAGGTCATGCAGCACGAATCGCTGCGGGAGAAGGGGAACGAGGTCAACGACCTCGCTCAGGAGATGGTCAGCGTCGTGCGCGAGCGCGACGACGAGACGCTCCAGGCGATGGGCGAGATCGACGAGCAGTCGGTCTACGAGGCCGCCCGGTCGTTCCTCGCCGGGGAGTTCGACGCCGACGTCGAAGTGTACGCCGAGGACGAAGATCCGTACGACCCCGCCGGGAAGGCGAGCCAGGCCGAGCCGTTCCGGCCGGCCGTCCACCTCGAATAA
- a CDS encoding rhomboid family intramembrane serine protease encodes MDDSASPTLTLALLMVVVVAVQTFLRLFGVDPWTFALAWPLTERPWTLVTSVFAHAGFGHLLTNLVGLAILGLLLERRTSPIRFYTFFLATGIVAGVMQVTVATHVLGQPAAVLGASGAVFALFGYVLAGNRLTKAAASGISIRPRTQLLAIVTVAVVLTVVTAGQRDALIAHFTGLVLGIVAGRDHLLRPGQPEPTDRVGTDVPGR; translated from the coding sequence ATGGACGATTCAGCGAGTCCGACCCTGACACTGGCCCTCCTCATGGTCGTCGTCGTGGCGGTCCAGACGTTCCTCCGGTTGTTCGGCGTCGATCCGTGGACGTTTGCCCTCGCCTGGCCGCTCACCGAACGACCCTGGACGCTCGTGACCAGCGTGTTCGCCCATGCCGGGTTCGGTCACCTCCTGACGAATCTGGTCGGGCTGGCGATACTCGGACTACTGCTCGAACGCCGGACCTCGCCGATACGGTTCTATACGTTCTTCCTGGCGACCGGGATCGTCGCTGGCGTGATGCAGGTCACGGTCGCCACGCACGTCCTCGGCCAGCCGGCAGCCGTCCTCGGGGCCAGCGGCGCGGTCTTCGCACTCTTCGGCTACGTGCTCGCCGGTAATCGCCTGACGAAAGCCGCCGCGTCCGGGATCTCGATCCGCCCGCGAACCCAGTTGCTCGCGATCGTCACCGTCGCTGTCGTCCTGACGGTCGTGACCGCGGGCCAGCGCGACGCCCTGATTGCACACTTCACTGGCCTCGTGCTCGGGATCGTCGCCGGCCGAGACCACCTGCTCCGGCCCGGCCAACCGGAGCCGACAGACAGGGTCGGTACCGACGTACCGGGCCGTTGA
- a CDS encoding cache domain-containing protein, producing MNVSEWGIASRRSLAVVMLLSVLVASFGVVSAGSSDAGQETVCEQQVEATASQQASNAADAVNRWIRTQSQEVAQLGRQPIVERGNASEIQSWFLSERNQNADWGRSGATVHYVDLDREEVLASTDPTSYEGSSTSELNNSLSAVLEDARIGQGVSRTDAYVDQSGTVRVSFVQVIAGDSETTRAIVYSVAPHAAASELLDQPGDSGVTMVVDAQNRILMDHTGSTGLQLRSYSASAWEQPILEARAAGGGETSVQRAPEPASGILSGEVNGRVTEYGLRGERYLVASAKVPTIAQTGIAQDVQWIVLVHSPCSSSLDGDEQQSGDANGETGSGFGPGYGLGVAILAVSLLGIAVVTACGRRA from the coding sequence ATGAACGTATCTGAGTGGGGGATCGCGAGCCGTCGATCACTGGCGGTCGTGATGCTTCTGTCGGTGCTCGTGGCGTCGTTCGGGGTCGTGAGCGCTGGTAGTTCGGACGCAGGACAGGAGACGGTCTGTGAGCAGCAGGTCGAGGCGACCGCGAGCCAACAGGCGAGCAACGCGGCCGATGCGGTGAATCGGTGGATTCGAACCCAGAGCCAGGAGGTAGCCCAGTTGGGACGGCAGCCGATCGTCGAGCGGGGCAACGCCTCCGAGATCCAGTCGTGGTTTCTCTCAGAGCGAAACCAGAACGCGGACTGGGGTAGGTCGGGTGCGACGGTCCACTACGTCGACCTCGACCGGGAGGAGGTGCTTGCGAGCACGGACCCGACCAGTTACGAAGGTTCCTCGACGAGCGAGCTGAACAACAGTCTCAGTGCGGTCCTCGAAGACGCACGGATCGGTCAGGGCGTGAGCCGAACGGACGCCTACGTCGACCAGTCGGGGACCGTCCGGGTCTCGTTCGTCCAGGTGATCGCTGGCGATTCGGAGACGACGCGCGCCATCGTCTACTCGGTCGCGCCACACGCGGCAGCCAGTGAGTTGCTGGATCAACCGGGCGACAGCGGCGTGACGATGGTCGTCGACGCACAGAACCGCATCCTCATGGACCACACCGGATCGACTGGACTGCAGCTTCGAAGCTACTCGGCGAGCGCGTGGGAACAGCCGATCCTCGAAGCGCGAGCGGCCGGCGGTGGCGAGACGTCCGTCCAGCGAGCACCGGAACCCGCCAGTGGCATCCTGAGCGGTGAGGTGAACGGTCGCGTCACCGAATACGGTCTCCGCGGCGAGCGCTACCTCGTCGCGTCGGCGAAAGTACCCACCATCGCCCAGACCGGGATCGCTCAGGACGTCCAGTGGATCGTCCTCGTGCACTCGCCGTGTTCGTCGAGTCTCGACGGAGACGAACAGCAATCCGGAGACGCTAACGGAGAGACCGGCAGCGGCTTCGGCCCGGGATACGGCCTTGGCGTCGCGATCCTGGCCGTCTCGCTGCTCGGGATCGCGGTCGTGACGGCCTGTGGTCGCCGGGCGTGA
- a CDS encoding alpha/beta hydrolase — translation MVRRQRRVQRLLPDQSVRGLRWLTRLGAWLRDAPSVGTVHDRAIAGPDGEISIRIYRPEGETPFPTIVYFHGGGFVSGDLESHDALCRYLTRESECVVVSVDYRLAPEHPFPGAVEDAIAATEWVADHTDSLGGTGQLAVVGDSAGGNLATVTTLAARDRGGPEIDYQALIYPGVGTREDQESVREHADLVLSRADLEWFRDCYYGSEITLQNPYADPTRACDLSGLPPATVITAGFDPLRDGGRAYAEQLQAAGVAVRHVEYEDMIHGFVSMTDQIDRSTEAIADVAEGLRTALLAE, via the coding sequence ATGGTCCGACGTCAGCGGCGGGTGCAGCGCCTGTTGCCAGACCAGAGCGTCCGGGGGCTCCGTTGGCTCACACGCCTGGGCGCGTGGCTCCGGGACGCCCCATCCGTCGGGACCGTCCACGACCGGGCGATCGCCGGTCCCGACGGCGAGATTTCGATCCGAATCTACCGCCCCGAGGGTGAGACACCTTTTCCCACGATCGTCTACTTCCACGGCGGTGGGTTCGTCAGCGGCGATCTGGAGAGTCACGACGCCCTCTGTCGGTATCTGACCCGCGAGAGCGAGTGTGTCGTCGTCTCGGTAGACTATCGGCTCGCGCCCGAACACCCGTTTCCTGGTGCTGTCGAGGACGCCATCGCCGCGACCGAGTGGGTCGCCGATCACACCGACTCCCTTGGCGGGACGGGCCAACTGGCGGTCGTCGGCGACAGCGCGGGCGGGAATCTGGCTACGGTCACGACACTGGCCGCCCGCGACCGCGGCGGCCCCGAGATCGACTACCAGGCGCTGATCTACCCGGGTGTCGGGACCAGAGAAGACCAGGAGTCAGTTCGGGAACACGCCGATCTCGTGCTCTCGCGCGCGGACCTGGAGTGGTTTCGGGACTGTTACTACGGCAGCGAGATCACCCTCCAGAACCCCTACGCCGACCCCACGAGAGCCTGTGATCTCTCGGGACTGCCGCCGGCGACGGTCATCACGGCCGGGTTCGACCCGCTCAGAGACGGCGGACGTGCCTACGCCGAACAACTCCAGGCGGCGGGCGTCGCTGTCCGCCACGTCGAGTACGAAGACATGATCCACGGGTTCGTCTCGATGACCGATCAGATCGACCGTTCGACGGAAGCGATCGCGGACGTGGCCGAAGGCCTGCGGACGGCACTGCTGGCAGAGTGA
- a CDS encoding ArsR/SmtB family transcription factor, with product MSERETVRDDRPTARERVEEELLGEDLDLGREVARLSAMGEATRFTILYLLATDGETSSGELATLLDRRQNDLYHHLNKLEEAGLVGKYREGGDRVYELSPLAEAIVPQIFDSIRDRAVVA from the coding sequence ATGAGCGAGCGAGAGACAGTTCGAGACGACCGACCAACTGCGCGCGAGCGAGTCGAGGAGGAGTTGCTCGGGGAGGACCTCGATCTCGGACGAGAGGTGGCTCGGCTCAGCGCGATGGGTGAGGCGACGCGGTTTACGATTCTCTATCTGCTCGCGACCGACGGTGAGACCTCCAGCGGCGAACTGGCGACGTTGCTCGACAGACGCCAGAACGACCTCTATCACCATCTGAACAAACTGGAAGAAGCGGGGCTCGTCGGGAAGTACCGCGAAGGTGGCGATCGCGTGTACGAACTGTCACCGCTGGCAGAAGCGATCGTTCCACAGATATTCGACTCGATCCGGGATCGGGCAGTCGTCGCCTGA
- a CDS encoding DUF7509 family protein, whose product MSMEQMRYRGESVGDIIERSISAPESAPLLFLMGPYRLLDPKYVYAEGEFPLPTDPLAPSNEVPQPDLIETTLREIASRISEATAATAFIASDVDIPTRKEVADKGLDEPGMAVIDQSVAFARASAGNAFVFTKAGLTTGVGAETGAIPEHFRLRKPGESLRDPRMFCIFAEGERRDNGTYDPRFSSASIDEMDDAYDLRFMYFETREELVEKLVTFVEAYVIPLHGDDQL is encoded by the coding sequence ATGTCGATGGAGCAGATGAGATACCGGGGGGAGTCGGTGGGAGACATCATCGAGCGTTCTATTTCTGCCCCTGAGTCAGCACCACTGTTGTTCTTGATGGGGCCGTATCGGTTGTTGGATCCGAAATACGTCTATGCAGAGGGGGAGTTCCCGCTTCCGACGGATCCGCTCGCGCCGAGTAATGAGGTTCCACAGCCGGATCTCATCGAGACGACTCTCCGGGAGATAGCATCGCGAATCTCCGAGGCAACAGCGGCGACTGCGTTCATCGCGAGTGACGTCGATATCCCGACGCGGAAGGAAGTAGCGGACAAAGGGCTGGACGAGCCAGGGATGGCCGTCATCGATCAGTCCGTGGCCTTTGCCAGAGCAAGTGCAGGAAACGCGTTCGTGTTCACCAAGGCAGGACTCACGACTGGTGTCGGAGCAGAAACGGGTGCGATCCCTGAACATTTTCGACTCCGGAAACCCGGCGAGTCCCTGCGGGATCCACGGATGTTCTGCATCTTCGCAGAGGGGGAACGAAGAGACAACGGAACGTACGATCCGAGATTCAGTAGTGCGTCTATCGACGAGATGGACGACGCCTACGACCTCAGATTCATGTACTTCGAGACTCGCGAGGAACTGGTCGAGAAGTTGGTCACGTTTGTCGAGGCGTACGTCATTCCCTTACACGGGGATGACCAATTGTGA
- a CDS encoding peroxiredoxin, translated as MPLTPGDDAPTFAAQNQHDKRVVCQYDRPTVVYFYPRDDTPGCTIEAEGFDDSLSAYREAGVTVYGVSTDDVESHREFADEYDIAFDLLADPDGNIADSFDVPVENGAAARTTFVVVDGQVVATYEGVHPEGHAADVLEDLVETGIVSP; from the coding sequence GTGCCACTGACACCCGGTGACGACGCGCCGACGTTCGCCGCCCAGAATCAGCACGACAAGCGGGTCGTCTGCCAGTACGACCGCCCGACAGTCGTCTACTTCTACCCCCGCGACGACACGCCCGGCTGTACGATCGAAGCCGAGGGATTCGACGACTCGCTTTCGGCCTATCGGGAGGCCGGCGTCACTGTCTACGGCGTCTCGACCGACGACGTCGAGAGCCACCGCGAATTCGCCGACGAATACGACATCGCGTTCGACCTGCTGGCCGATCCCGACGGCAATATCGCCGACTCGTTCGATGTCCCGGTCGAGAACGGCGCGGCCGCCCGGACGACGTTCGTCGTCGTGGACGGCCAGGTCGTCGCGACCTACGAGGGCGTCCACCCCGAGGGCCACGCCGCGGACGTGCTGGAAGATCTAGTCGAGACTGGGATCGTTTCGCCGTAG
- a CDS encoding DUF7535 family protein — MSASEMESADETPAPVVKKIIRTVTPGYGSHEDAGMNAVGWTLFLGLVIIMLPFLPLLVIVWAISKLLEKL; from the coding sequence ATGAGTGCTTCCGAGATGGAATCAGCCGACGAGACGCCGGCCCCGGTCGTGAAAAAGATCATCAGGACGGTGACGCCGGGGTACGGGAGTCACGAGGACGCTGGGATGAACGCCGTCGGGTGGACCCTGTTTCTCGGGCTAGTGATCATTATGCTCCCCTTCCTCCCGCTGCTGGTCATCGTCTGGGCCATCTCGAAGCTGCTGGAGAAACTGTGA